Proteins from a genomic interval of Epinephelus fuscoguttatus linkage group LG16, E.fuscoguttatus.final_Chr_v1:
- the sfr1 gene encoding swi5-dependent recombination DNA repair protein 1 homolog has translation MEITPKAAKLKSVYSSPCDSVESSPCEYKEEKHHQKLSSSLKERLKRTRRSFTSPFSVAKRLCVDEEEDDGRQVSADSRDMVNNPPLIVPSVDVNRNEETSGSEKFSGASPKPPHPPSKGFEQQRDQLRKEVKDKAETLRRLKMVKMYRSKNDLTQLQTLIDKWRSCAQAALYELQSDVTVDGRKASLSELIDLFGLDDGILHFDRTEEDFTT, from the exons ATGGAAATCACCCCTAAAGCTGCCAAATTAAAGTCTGTGTACTCATCACCGTGTGATTCGGTGGAGTCAAGCCCCTGTGAATACAAAGAGGAAAAG CATCATCAGAAGCTGAGCTCCTCGCTGAAGGAGAGGCTGAAGAGAACAAGGCGCTCCTTCACCTCGCCTTTCTCTGTGGCCAAACGCCTTTGtgttgatgaggaggaggatgatggccGACAAGTTTCAGCAGATTCCCGGGACATGGTTAATAACCCTCCACTGATCGTGCCCAGTGTTGATGTAAACAGAAATgaagagacatcagggagtgagAAGTTTTCTGGAGCCAGTCCCAAACCACCACATCCTCCTTCCAAAGGCTTTGAACAACAACGAGACCAGCTGAGGAAGGAGGTTAAAGACAAGGCGGAGACTCTGCGCAGACTCAAGATGGTGAAAATGTACAGAAGCAAG AATGACTTAACGCAGCTCCAAACCCTGATTGACAAGTGGAGGAGTTGTGCTCAGGCTGCACTGTATGAGCTCCAGTCAGACGTCACTGTAGACGGACGAAAGGCCAGCCTGTCGGAACTGATTGATCTCTTTGGTTTGGATGATGGCATCCTGCACTTTGACCGCACAGAAGAGGACTTCACCACCTAA